One Scomber scombrus chromosome 4, fScoSco1.1, whole genome shotgun sequence genomic region harbors:
- the tmem230b gene encoding transmembrane protein 230b, whose protein sequence is MPSRNVISNGSPNSRVRYSRLATDDDGYIDLQFKRSPPKVPYKAIALATVLFLIGSLLIIIGALLLAGYFEVTHSDRTFPVLIIGILVFLPGIYHLRIAYYASKGYPGYSYDDIPDFDD, encoded by the exons ATGCCATCCCGCAACGTTATTTCCAACGGAAGCCCGAACAGCAGAGTTAGATACTCGAGGTTAGCCACTGATGATGACGGATACATTGATTTACAG TTCAAAAGGAGCCCACCCAAGGTCCCATATAAAGCCATTGCACTAGCCACAGTCCTCTTCTTAATAGGCTCTCTGCTAATCATCATTGGTGCCCTTCTCCTGGCTGGATACTTTGAAGTCACT CACTCCGATCGTACATTCCCTGTCCTCATTATCGGGATTCTTGTCTTCCTGCCAGGAATCTACCACCTACGGATAGCTTACTATGCTTCAAAGGGCTACCCGGGCTACTCCTATGATGATATCCCAGACTTTGATGATTAA